From a region of the Gemmatimonadota bacterium genome:
- a CDS encoding HAD family phosphatase: protein MSSEVIKAIIWDMGGVLIEENLTVDYTQIPQIGMSIAELAQMVFYHPLTPKLFVGEEHPEKLWKVIGGELNISNDEAQKLGEDFWGEPIWNYDLLDYITSLKGKYKLGVLSDAWITTRKIVQEEIHDDLFDAIMFSAEEGLRKPDPKIFQRMLSRLEVTAEEAIFVDDRINNVQGAEQVGIHSIHYTPEIDIQERIKQITSNAKTKNRLPK, encoded by the coding sequence ATGAGTAGTGAAGTGATCAAAGCCATCATCTGGGATATGGGTGGAGTACTGATAGAAGAAAACCTAACAGTGGACTACACTCAAATTCCTCAAATTGGTATGTCAATAGCTGAACTGGCCCAAATGGTATTCTATCACCCTCTAACGCCGAAACTTTTCGTGGGAGAAGAACATCCAGAAAAGTTATGGAAAGTTATTGGAGGTGAACTGAATATATCAAATGATGAAGCACAGAAATTAGGTGAGGATTTCTGGGGCGAACCCATCTGGAATTATGATCTGTTAGACTATATTACCTCATTAAAAGGTAAATATAAACTCGGCGTACTCAGCGATGCTTGGATCACGACACGCAAAATTGTACAGGAAGAGATTCACGATGACCTTTTTGACGCGATAATGTTCTCAGCTGAAGAAGGTTTGCGTAAACCTGACCCAAAGATTTTTCAGCGTATGCTATCCCGTTTGGAAGTGACTGCTGAAGAAGCCATTTTTGTGGATGACAGAATTAACAATGTGCAAGGTGCTGAGCAAGTTGGCATACATAGTATTCACTATACGCCAGAAATCGATATCCAAGAACGAATCAAGCAAATTACGTCAAACGCAAAAACGAAGAACCGATTACCAAAGTAA
- a CDS encoding DUF5069 domain-containing protein: METHVPLISTRTKGPLGLVHLPRLWLKMRLSAKGKLADEYRAGEGGFDGMLLEALGIDSTAAVAFVSASQPGYLAFETWVKKNAKPESLTPEAIDQFNERILSFPKPEPGRSEMLEILGLSQSDKEWLGTDLNDLDDWHGFHLVLLNE, encoded by the coding sequence ATGGAGACACATGTTCCTCTCATCAGCACCCGGACAAAGGGCCCGTTGGGATTGGTTCATCTTCCCAGGCTATGGTTGAAAATGCGTCTGTCGGCAAAGGGCAAGTTGGCAGATGAATACAGAGCGGGCGAAGGTGGGTTCGATGGCATGCTACTCGAAGCTCTGGGAATTGATTCGACCGCCGCTGTCGCTTTCGTAAGCGCGTCGCAGCCGGGCTACCTGGCGTTCGAGACCTGGGTGAAGAAAAATGCGAAACCGGAAAGCCTGACGCCGGAGGCGATAGACCAATTCAACGAACGCATCCTCTCGTTCCCCAAGCCAGAGCCCGGCCGAAGCGAAATGCTTGAGATTCTTGGGTTGTCCCAGTCTGACAAAGAGTGGCTTGGGACCGACCTCAACGATCTCGACGACTGGCATGGCTTTCATCTGGTGCTACTCAATGAGTAG